GTCAAAGCGGAAATTATTTCAGCCCATGGTATTCCGACCAAACAGAGATGTTTGCTACAGGTCAATACCGGCCACAATTGATGAATGAAGCAGTGATCAAGGGGAAGATGAAATTACTGATGAAGCCTTGAGATAGTTATCCTGGTTGTAGGGTTGTCATCTTTGCCTTTCTATGTCATTTGATCTCCTGCTATCAGGATAGAAATTTAAAGTCATCAGTTGTAAATTACATGAATGCTCCTTTCTGTAATCTTGGAACATATAACCATTATCCTTAGTCGGGTGAGTTTTCTATTCCTCGATAAACCAAAGTGCTGTTTTTATGGTTAAAACGTGGGACTCAGACAATCCCTTGAAACAATGGCAACGCATAGCCAACAATAATGAAAACCGAAAAAACATGAATTCCAAATCCAACAAAACATACGAAGTCCAAAAACCGGAAGAAGACTGGAAGAAAGAACTGGATCCTGAATCCTATCATGTGTTAAGAGAGAAAGGCACTGAGCGGGCATTTACAGGAGAGTATTATCTGAACAAAAAAACCGGAATTTATGAATGCAAAGCCTGCGGGAATGAAATCTTTCATTCTTCTGCCAAGTATGACAGCGGCTGCGGGTGGCCTTCGTTTACTGTGCCTGTAAGACCTGAAGCCATTGAGGTAAAGATGGATTATTCTCACTTTATGGTAAGAGAAGAAATCCTCTGTGCCAAGTGCGGTGGGCATTTAGGACACCGCTTCCCGGACGGACCCAAAGACCAAGGCGGAATCCGATATTGTATCAATTCTTTGAGCATGGGATTTAAGGAAAACGGGTAGTAAAAAAGTAGTCTTCCAATCTCTCCCTCACATCCCGCTATTGAAAACCAAAAAAAACCAGCGTAATCACAACAAAATATTTTATTGTGAACCACAAAAGTGTCAAAAGAAAACAAAAGAGGGTATCATAAATTTTCTTCCCTTAAACTTTTGTGGCCTTTTGTCTCTTTTGTGGTTATGAATGCTTTGGGAGTATTTTCCTTGGAACCTGACTTTGCAAACTGTTTTATTGTCAAATCTTGATTTCTTTCCTATTTTTTATCATTCAATTTTTCAATACCTTAAGCTTTTAACGAATCAACCTAAAGTCCAAAATTTCCATAGCTTATGTTTTACTCCAAACGTGACCTTCATTTCCAGCTTTTTGAAAATATAGACGCCTTGTCATTGACCTCTTTTGACTATTTCAAAGACCATAATCGAGAAACTTTCGAGATGGTCTTGGATGCCGCAGATCAGATTGGTATGACTTCTTTGAGGCCATTATTGACGGAGATGGACAGGCAGGAACCCCAATTGGTGGATGGCAAAATCCTGGTTCACGAGGGTATGAAGAAGATTTACCGCCAATATGGAGAAGACGGTTGGATCAATGCCTGTTTCAGCTATGAAGAAGGCGGGCAGCAATTGCCCAATACCATCCAATCTGCTGTAGGTTTTATTTGGCAAGCCGCCAATTATTCGGCTTCTGTGTATCCATTTCTCACTTCCGGTGCTGCCAATTTGATCCGGACATTCGGAAGTAAGGAACTGATCGAAAGATTCACTCCCAATTTGTACAATGCCAAATGGCAGGGAACCATGGCCCTGACCGAACCGGATGCAGGCTCTTCTTTAAGCGATTTAAGCACTACCGCTTACCCCACTGAAATAGAAGGTATTTATAAAATCAAAGGACAAAAAATATACATCTCCTGTGGAGACCATGATGCCTGTGAAAATGTGATTCACCTCATGCTCGCCCGAATCAAAGGCGCCCCCGCCGGAGTCAAAGGCATTTCCATGTTTGTAGTTCCCCAAAAAAGAACAGAAACCGGAGCCTCCAATGATGTTCTGACAGAAGGACTTTACCATAAAATGGGTTACAAAGGTGCACCCATTGCTCACCTAATGATCGGTTCCAATGATGGTTGTGAAGGATTTTTGGTGGGAGAACCCCATAAAGGTTTGCCCTATATGTTCCAAATGATGAATGAGGCAAGAATTGGTGTGGGTATGAATGCAGCAGCCATTGGTACAGCCGCCTATAATTCCGCCCTTGCTTATGCCAAGGAAAGGCCACAGGGACGAAAAATCAATGAAAAAGACCCATCCAAACCCCAAGTCCCCATTATCGAACATGCCGATGTCAAGCGTATGTTGCTATTTCAAAAATCCATTGTGGAAGGTTCCCTCTCCCTTTTGCTCTATTGTGCCAAATTGGGTGATTTGGTCCATGTGGCAGAAGGCCAGGAAAAAGAAGATGCTGTACTCCTGCTCGACCTGCTGACCCCGATAGCCAAATCCTATCCTTCGGAAATGTGCTGCCTGACTACATCGGCAGCAGTGCAGGTTTTGGGTGGTGCAGGATATACCACGGATTTTCCGGTGGAGCAATACTACCGCGAGGCACGCATTCACCCTATCCATGAAGGGACAACAGGCATTCATGGCTTGGATTTGTTGGGCAGAAAGGTGTTGATGCAGGATGGTAGAGCTATCAGAATCTTTGCTGAAAAAATAATGCAGATCATTGTAGAAGCCAAAGTAGAAAGTTCTTTGCTACCCTTCGCCGAAAAATTGGAAAAATACCTGCAAAGGGCACAGCAGACAAGTGGACACTTATTTGCAAAGGTAGGCAAAAATCCCGAAGAGTTCCTTGCAGATGCCACCTTATATTTGGAATATCTCAGTATCCTGACCATTGCCTGGCAATGGCTTCATCAAGGTTTTGTCTCCAGGAAAGCCTTGGATTCCGGCACTCCCGAAAAAGACTTCTACCAAGGCAAAATCATGTGCATGCGGTATTTCTTCGAATACGAACTGGTCAAAATGGATGGATTGGGCAAAAGACTGGTTTCAGGAGATATAGTAACGGTTGAGATGAGGGGGGAGTGGTTTTGAAATGACATAAAGTAATTATTTCAATTTCTTCACAGATTGCTTATGGCTCAACAACGATTGCATTTGAGTGATAGCCATTTGGTTGAGTTGAATCAATCTCTCGCTCTGATCGATTCCCTGATGAATCAACAAGGCATTGGTGCTTTCCATATTGGACAAGACTACCAATTGTTCTATGGTGGCATAATCCCGGATATTACCTTTTTGGTCAGAGTTTTTATCTCGCCATTGTTTGGCAGTTTTCCCAAAGAGGGCAACATTGAGCACATCGGCTTCATTGGCATAGATAAAAGAAGCCTGTTTTTTACTGATTTCACTAGGAATCAGATTTTCTTTTATTGCATCTGTATGGATGTGGTAATTGACCTTGGCCAATGTTCTTTGGAAATTCCATTCGATTTTTAGGCGGTCGCTTTCGCTTTCTTTTAACCGTTGAAATTCTTTTATTAAATATAATTTGAACTCTGCACTAATTGCCGAACCAAATTCAAATGCAATATCTTTATGTGCGTAAGTTCCTCCATACCGACCAGCTTTAGAAAATATTCCAATCGCATTGGTTTTTTCTACCCATTGAGTTGGGCTTAACACAAAAGAAGGTAAGCCTGCTTGAGATTTAAAGTGGTCAAATTCGACCACTTTAAAATTGGGGTTATATATTTTTTCCCAAGTACCTAAAAATTCAAGTGTTGTTCGTGTTCTTATCCAGTTTTTAATAACATCTGCGGCACGACTAGCGTCTGATTTTGCTTGTGCCATATCAGTTATGCAAATAAAATCTTCACCGTTTATTGCAGTTACTGAAACGGCAATAGTTTGAACATTTAATATTTTGTTTTTAGTCATAATTAAAAAAATAATAGGTTTGTTTAACTCTCATCAAATTTAAGTTATTTCACCCATTTCCAGAACAAATGCCCACACTTTGATTCTCAAGTTTCTCACCCCATCAATAATACTATAAAAAACAAAACTCCCGTAGGCAATCTAACCTAGGGAGTACCTAGCTGCTGCAAACGGTCGCTATCCGTATTCCTTTATTCCTTCCTTAAAGTACTTTTGATCTACCCATCACTTCTTCCCAAACGTACCAAAAAATCCATCTAGAGATTACCCGGAAAAGGACTTCTACCAAGGCAAAATCATTTGCATGCGCTATTTCTTCGAATATGAATTGGTCAAAATGGATAGTCTTGGGAGATGGTTGGTGTCGGCGGATATGGTGACAGTCGAGATGCAGGGGAATTGGTTTTGAGCAAGCAAACCTCTACTCTTCTCCTTCCAAAAGCCTGATAAATTGGAATAAACCATGCAAATGGTCAATATGATCCGGGGCTGTATTGCCTGCAAAAGCCAAAACTTTAAAATCACCTTTGATGGATTGACCGACTTGCTGCATACCCAAAGGGCCTGCTTTCAACACTGCTTCACGGCCCATATCCATAGCTCTCAGTAGAAAATCAGCAGATTCTGTGGTGCTGACAAAAGTTCCCGGAAACACGCTACTATGCGTCAAAACAAATTTTTTATGTCCTGAGACCGCATCTTCGGCCAACCGCAAAAATACATCCAAGTCTTCCGCCTTGATCTTTCCTCCCTGGGAAAGCGGAGTAGATTCAGGAATATATCCTGCATGTAGCCCATCAAGTAATAGAACCCCGTCAATCAAATCATAATGGTCTGTTCTCAAAATTGCTCTTATGGCACCATATCCGGCACTAAATCCGGAAAGGTAAATACCGCTTATTGGCTTATTCAAATTTGCTTTAATAACTGAAAGCAGCGCATCAAAATTCGCTTTTTCCAAAAATGGAGCGGAATAGGCACTGGAACCCGAACCCAAATTAACTGCAACCCCTGCCCAGTTTTCATTTTGGTCAATAGCATGGGCAAGAATACTTTCATGGCCATGAAAGTGGATCAGCAGGTTTATAGAATCATAATTGTTTTTTTCATCTACAAACAACACGGGGTTTTTCGCAAAAATATCCTCAAGCTCAATCCTTTCACCGATAAATCCAGATCCATCTACCCGCTGATGCGGACGGATATTTTCCTCCATGGGAGACGGAAATTGGGCTTTAAGCCCCACTTCTTTTTTGCCCTTACATGAGCAGAAACCTATCCAGATAAGAAAAAACAAAATCCTGTACATTTTGATGGAGAGCTGCATATCCGAAAAATAGCGCATAAGGAATGATAAAAAAAACAGACGATCAAAAACACCTTTTCTATTGTACAGGATGATCAAATCTAAGCTATTTCCCCTATATCCAAAACCAATGCCCAAGCTTTGATTCATTTTACTACCACCCAATCAACAAGCCTTTAAAAAAACAAATCTCCCACAGGTGATCAAACCCGGGGAGTACCTAGCTGCTGCATACGGTTGCTAACCGTATTCCTTTATTCCTTCCTCTGGTATTTCTGATTTACCAATAACTAGCCGCCCCTTTCAGCATTTTCAATACCACTTCTCCCCCCTATACATCTCGGTTTTTACGGCATGTTCGCGGTTATAGAGCCTGAGGTAATTTTCGTCTACAACACGGATACGGTAGCCCAATAAGTGGAAAAGCGGACCTGTAAAGAATCTGGCTATTTTCAGATTTACCCTAAGAATTTCCTTTTCCCGGTTATCCCATTGAATTCCCGGCAATAAAGTCAAAAAGTTGTCGGCCTTGGTTTTTCTGAGAAGTGAAGATAATTTCAATGCAAACTTAGGAATGCCTCTTATGATAAAAAAACCATCACTTCCCTGACTTTGATAAAGGGGCATAAACAGCCTTGAAGCATATTTGGATTTGACGACTTCGCCGTTACTGATTGCCAGAGGCGTTTCTTTCTTGATAACTTGAAAACTCTCAAAGCCCGGAAGCATCTTAAATTCTTCCCCCTTCATAATCTGATAGAGGTAAGTGATTTCAAAGATCTCCTTTACCTTTTTGGAAGCTTGTTCCAGTTCATTGTAATACTCCTGATAATGATCCAGTGATTTCTTTTTGATCAGACGGGCATAGACCAGACATAAATAAACAAAAGCTATATTGTTGGATATCGCTTCTTTTTCATCATGCTGTCCCGACTCAAATCCAATGGCCACATAGCCTGCCTGATTGATAAAACTTAACAATGGCCCATCAAGAAATTCTTCTATTCCCAGTACAATGGGTACAGGAAATAATTCAGAAAATTTGCGGTTGATCAATGCATCATTGATGGTGATAAAAGGAAGGGTCTTGCTTGAGGTAGTATGCAGGTCAATAAAATAAAAAGGGCCGTTCCCTTTTTCCAGGATTTCCTCAACGAGCTGCAGAATTGCTACCAATTCCTCTTCTTCTGGACCTGGTTTATCATTTTTGACAATACGCTTGATATTTGATTTTGTCCAGAGTCTGTTCAGGTCCTCTTTCAGGTATCTCGTATTTACGGCTAAGGCTTTTAAATTGCCGGAAATACCGATGACGGTTCCGCGAAGCTTTTCTTTCTGATTTTCCAGATCCTCAAAGACTTTTTTCAAGGCAAATACACCCGCCACTTCATTCCCATGAATACCGGCAAAAAAGACCAAGGTAGGCCCTATTCTTCCTGTTTCTATCCGCCCGATTAGCCTATCAATGGTGATTTTTTCCTGAAGGGCTTTACTATAAATCTCAATCATATCAATCACATGTCATTTGAAGTGACTATCCCTATTAATTTATTATCCTTCACTACAGGAAGGCAATTGAAATTATGGGAATTCATCAATTCCTTTGCTTCATCAAAATCCATTTCCTGTGATATGCTGACCAAGGACCTTGTCATTACTTTACCGACTGGAATGGTGTCAATATCTTCCCTATCATGATATTTTTCAATATCTGTCCAGGTAATCAGGCCGACCAGTTCTTTATCATTTTTGATCACAGGCATATGATGGATCTTTTTCCACTTCATCAGATAAACGGCCAATTCCAGACTGTCTTTCTCCTCGATGGAGAATATATCCGTATTCATTACATGGTGAACTTTCTTTTTGATATTGAAAGTAGTGGTCGCATTTGACTTCAGTATTTCCCAATCGGAAACAGGAATTTCCTTTTCCTGATTAAGGTACATATTCGCTGTCAACACCTGTAACGATTCATTTCTTTTTTTTGTCGACAAGAGGTTTCTATAGCTCCTGACCATCCAATCCGCTCCGGTTTGGGCACTCACTCTTTTTTCGATGATGGATAAGTAATGGACGATATCTTTTTCCAAAACGCCCATACTCCTAAGTCCTTCATAGGCCATCGGAAGGAATTTTTCCAAAATCAGTTTTTGGCTTGAAACCAACTGACCATCCCAGAAAAACTGAGACTTCATACCATATCGTGCCGCACTATAAAAGTTGGAATTGGCATCCTTAAAATCCATAACCTCATGAATCTTATCGCATTCCTTTGTTCTTCCCCGCATCAAACCTACCCAAAATGCCATATTGGCTACTTCATCTTTTCTGGTTGGACCTGCGGGGATATATCTGTTCTCTATCCTAAGGTGTGGTTTCCCGCCTCCTACTCCATAGCATGCCCTGTTCCAGCGATAGACAGTGCCATTGTGAATGCCTAGTGCATTGAGCTTTGGAACACCTCCATTCTCCAAAACTTCCAAACTATCTTCAATTGATTCGGCTGTCAGCAAGCACCTGAACCTTGCAATGTTGTCTTTAAATATGTCCGAAATGGACCCTGTATGCCAGTGGTTTTCAAAACTTACCCTAGATTGGGATTCATTCAACAAATAGGAATTTGCCCTGATATCCACTGATTGGGAAAACAATGAAATCCTCGTTTCATTCCATAATTCTTTCCCAAAAAGCAAAGGGGAATTACAACAAACAGCCAAGACAGGGCCCGCAATAGCCTGTGCCCAATTAAAACTATCAATAAACTCATCAGGGTTGATTTGAAGGTGCATCTGAAAACTGGTGTTACACCCTTCCAACAGGATACTATCATGCAAAAGGGTGATTTCATCCACTCCTTTGATATGTATACTGATATCCTGATCCCGCAATTCCATTGCTACTTTATTTAAAACAGCATATCGCTTTACTTTGGTCATATTGTCCAAAGTGATATGCTTTTGGGAAAGCGTCGGTAAAATTCCTGTCAATAAAATTTTAGAATCAAATTCCCTAGCTACATCATTTGCCTTAAGAAGCAGTGAAGTCAGCTGTTCATACATGCGACTAAAACAATCCCCCTTAAGCTCGATTGGATCGAGGTTGATTTCAAGATTGTAATTTCCTATTTCTGTGGTAAAATGTGGATCATTGATATTTTCTAATAATTCAAGGGAGTTATTATTGGGTAAAAATTCATTGTTCAAAATAAAAAATTCCTGCTCTGCACCAATCCGGATCGGGAATTTTTCAATCATGCCCTTTTCCAGCATCATTTCCAATGCTTCAATGTCTTTAATAAGCCTGTGGAAGTATTCAGACTTATCTTTTTTGCTTTTTAGTTTGATAACATTGCTGATGCCCATAAAAGGTCGGGTTGTTTATGAATTGACTCTAAAGTTAGCGATTAAGAGTAGCTGAAAATATGATGGAAGTCATTTCAAACCTTATCTTTTCTCATTGAATTGAAGCAATAAAGGGAAATCAGAATTCAGAAAAAATCGAGATAATGGATAGGTCAAAGAGCTTAAAATGAACTGATCCATTTTTCGACACATTCCTGGAGATTTTTCCTGGCCTGAAGCTGAAAATCATTTTGTTCAAAATTCAAATCCGGTAACACCTTTACCTGATCAAATCCGGATCCGTTCCCACCACTGCCGGAAGTAAAAAGTACAGTTTTCTTGTGATGCTTCTTTGCCAACTGCAACAACTCGAAACTACCCTTGCCACCAGCTGATTGACTGTCATATCTGCCTTCACCCGTAATGATAATATCGGCTTTGACTACTTTTTCCTCCATTTTTACTTGCTGAAAAAACCATTGAGCTCCCATTTGGATTTCTACCGGAAAAAAGAAAGAAAGCCCAAAGGCTATCCCTCCTGCCGCACCAAAACTTGGCTGATCTACCATTGACTTGCCGGTTTTTACTGAAAGCAATTCCAAAACTCCTGAACAGGCATTTTCATAATCTTCCATATCTTCTTCTTTCAAACCTTTTTGAGGACCGAAAACAGGAATTGCTCCCTCAGTACCATAAAAGTAATTATTGACATCACAGAGACAGGTAAAACTTACCACAGGCTTTGGAACAGGGCTTTGTATATACCTGATTTTTTTTAAGAATACATTGGAAAACAAAGTAATCTCCCGCCCGTTTTCATCCAAAAATAAAAAGCCCAAACCTCTCAAAATCCCCAATCCCAGATCAATAGAGGCACTTCCGCCTAATCCCAGTACTATATGCTTTGCTCCTGAATGGATAGCTTTCTGAATCAACTCTCCTGTTCCATAAGTACTCGCTATCCAGACATCTCTCTCATGAAGCTTCAATGATTTGATCCCCGAAACTGTGGAAACATCCAGGTAGGCAATTGCATTGACTTTATCCATGAAAAAAAATCCTTCGATGGGACGACCTAAAGGATCCAAGGCAAAATGATGATGTTGATGCATATTCAATGCCTTTCCCAACAAATAACAAGTACCGTCTCCCCCATCTGCAATCGGGCAAAGTATAGTTTCTACATCGCCTCTTTTTGATGAAATCACAGAACTGATTATAGCTGCTGCCTCGTCGGCTTCGATTGTACCTTTAAATGCATTGGGAGCTATGAGGATTTTCATTGCTTAGACGTGAGATGTGAGACACTAGATGTGAGATGTGAGATGTTAGAAACAAGAGACAAGAACCAAGAAGAGAACAGTGCAACTTTTTAGGTTTTTTTGACCTCGAAGATAGCCTCAAACAAAGGAGAACTGAATTTCGAAAGCTTTTTTCAAAATTGTAGATTTTTGATTTTAAATTTTACATTGATAAGAAACTCCACATTTTAACCCTATGGCCCTACGTCCGAATAACCTTTCAATATATCAATCTGCCTAGCCAAAGTGCTTAAGCAGACAAGTTTTTAAAATCTTTCAATCCATCCAAAATTCCAATCGACTGATTACTAATCTTCCAATTTTTTCAATTTTCCAATCCACCACGGCGGACAAGTTCTTACAATCCCCCTACTTTCCAACCTCTTCCTTTTTCATTTTATCGAAATAAACCTTTGTGGCGGCTTTAACCTTGGGGGCCAGATAAATGGTGGAAATCATGGTCGGAATAGCCATAATGGCATACATGCCGTCAATGAAACTTACTACCACTTCCAAAGAAGCCACTGCCCCCGCTACGATGGTAACCAAATAGAAGTAATTATAATAATTGGCTTTTTCAGCTCCGAATAGATAATTGAAACACTTATGTCCATAATAGGAATAAGTAAACATGGTAGAAAGGGCAAAAACCAAAACAGCTATCATCAACAGGTATTTTCCAAAACCCGGCAATGCCATTTCAAATGCAGAAAGGGTCAACCTAACCCCATCATTTTCGGTGGATTCCCAAACACCCGTCAAGAGTATGACCAATGCGGTCAAAGTACATACCACAATGGTATCAATAAATGGTCCCAACATGGCTATCAGACCTTCCCTTACCGGTTCATTATTTTTGGAAGCACCATGCACCATGGGCGCAGTACCTATTCCGGCTTCGTTGGAAAATGCCGCTCTCCTCGCTCCAATCACAATGACTGCTCCAACAGCACCACCCATTGCTGCTTGCCCTGTAAATGCATCTGTCAGGATCAACCAAATCATGGAAGGAACATTTTCTATGTATTGGATCATGATCAAAACTACCGTTGCAAAATACAGGATCACCATAAAAGGAACCAATTTGGAAGCTACGGCTGCTATTCTTTTTATCCCGCCAAGTATTACTATGGCAACAGTAATCATCATTAATATTCCCAATACCCACTTGGTACTTTCCCCATTATCCAAACCGTTTGGAATCAACAACACTGACCTCAGGACTGCTGTCAATTGGTTTGCCTGAAAAATAGACAGTAATCCCAACACGCCTGCAACCGAAAACAGGACAGACAATGGTTTCCATCTTTTCCCCATCCCTTCTTCAATGACGTACATTGGACCACCCTGAATTTCTCCTGAACTGTCTTTGCCTCTATACATTATAGCTAGGCTACAGGAAAAATATTTGGTAGCCATCCCCACGAAGGCTGACATCCACATCCAAAATATTGCTCCGGGACCTCCCATATTGATCGCTATGGCTACTCCGCTGATATTTCCCAACCCTACCGTCGCCGCTATCGCAGCGGAAAGGGCTTGTTTGGAGGATATCTGACCTGGCACATTGGTTTCATCGTATTTTCCTCTCACCACTTTGATGGCATGGCCTAAATGTCTAAAAGGTAAAAATCCAGAATAAACAAACAAGACAAAGCCTCCACCCATTAATAAGATGAGCATGGGGGTATCCCAAATCCAGTTACTGAAGTTAACTATATATTCTCCCATTATTTTATTTGAAATGAAACAGCATATTAAGGGCATTTTTTTGGAATTACAAACTCGGGTGAGCCGAGATGTTTTTTTGGTTATTTCATGCTTTAAATTTTATAAGCCTCCAAACTTCCAATTCAAAACCTTATTTTTGCCGCCATGTCGAGAAAGATGAAAAATAAGGTAATCAATAACCTTAGAATAGAAAGAATTGCAGCCGAGGGTAAATGTGTAGGACATCATGAAGGAAAAGTGGTTTTTGTCCAGAATGTTGCCCCGGGAGATTTGGTAGATGTCCGGATTACACGGGGAAAAAGTTCATTTATGGAAGGCGAGGCTATCAAATTCCATGAGTACTCTAAAGACAGGATCGAACCTTTTTGTTCACATTTTGGAACTTGTGGTGGCTGTAAGTGGCAACACATCAATTATGATTTGCAAAAAACCTACAAATGGCAACAGGTAGTGGATCAATTTGAAAGGATTGCAAAAGTTGAAATACCAGAGGTGTTGCCTATCCTGGGTTCAAGTGAAACCCGATATTATAGAAACAAACTTGATTATACTTTTTCCAATAACCGTTGGCTTACACGAAATGAAATAGATTCAGGTGAGGAATTTGAAAGAAATGCCTTGGGTTTCCATGTCCCAAAAATGTTTGACAAAATTGTGGATATCAATCACTGTTACCTTCAGGGCGGAATCTCCAATGAAGTCAGAAATAGTCTTAGGGATTTTGCCCTGGATGAAGGTCTCACTTTTTACGACTTAAAAAAACAAAAGGGGTTTTTGAGAAACCTTATCATCCGAACTACCACCACAGGAGAATCGATGGTCATCGTGCAGTTTGGAGAAAATGATGCATCGGGAATAGAAAAAGTAATGGAATTTTTAAACATGAAATTCCCCGAAATCACTTCCCTGTTGTATATCATCAATCAAAAAGGAAATGAAACCTTCAATGATCTCAATGTCCATACTTTTTCCGGAAAGGATTATATTGAAGAAGA
This window of the Aquiflexum balticum DSM 16537 genome carries:
- the rlmD gene encoding 23S rRNA (uracil(1939)-C(5))-methyltransferase RlmD, whose protein sequence is MSRKMKNKVINNLRIERIAAEGKCVGHHEGKVVFVQNVAPGDLVDVRITRGKSSFMEGEAIKFHEYSKDRIEPFCSHFGTCGGCKWQHINYDLQKTYKWQQVVDQFERIAKVEIPEVLPILGSSETRYYRNKLDYTFSNNRWLTRNEIDSGEEFERNALGFHVPKMFDKIVDINHCYLQGGISNEVRNSLRDFALDEGLTFYDLKKQKGFLRNLIIRTTTTGESMVIVQFGENDASGIEKVMEFLNMKFPEITSLLYIINQKGNETFNDLNVHTFSGKDYIEEEMEGLKFRIGPKSFYQTNSKQAYELYKVARYFAELKGDEVVYDLYTGTGTIANFVAKQAKQVIGIEYVEAAIADAKLNSQVNGLENTLFYAGDMKDLLNDEFIADHAKPDVIITDPPRAGMHEDVVKMLLHLEAPKIVYVSCNPATQARDVALLSEKYIIDKIQPVDMFPQTFHVENVVRLTLKK